The following proteins are encoded in a genomic region of Nicotiana sylvestris chromosome 4, ASM39365v2, whole genome shotgun sequence:
- the LOC104224620 gene encoding receptor kinase-like protein Xa21: MDKQIFLLILLFLGQYYLVSISAASSNETDQDALLTFQNLVTSPSHSLAKNWTKNTSFCSWFGVTCNTKRQRVVSLALPNLQLQGTISPSLANLSSLRELNLVNNNIQGNIPTSLFQHQRIQNISLAFNKLSGEIFQGPWYLPELRVLDLTNNNLTGIIPLSIGNATKLLYLSLSRNRINSNIPNEIGNLSRLAMLSLSHNQLTGPIPAILFNISSLISIHLRANRLSGPLLLNVGNLKSNLKILGIPYNQISGDFPSNICQFTELTVFSIAFNNITGEIPRNIGCLAKLKKFFVGNNAINGTIPTSLGNISTLQSLHCPNNHVEGPIPLELGKLSNLRMLDFAENYNLIGEIPKSIFNISSLEFISLSLNNFSGRIPSTTGLHLPNLNGLYLADNQIEGEIPPFITNSTKLTELVLAENFFTGKIPANLGNLRELQGLFLVKNQLTNEPSEHELLFLNSLVDCRMLQYLSFGYNPLNGILPNSIGNLSSAIEYFEIANARINGHIPKSIGNMTGLTMLDFQKNNLKGSIPSEVSKLKQLQGLYLHYNKLQGHIPKVVCQLSSLVQLILHRNELSGVIPECIGNLSMLQELWLGSNNFASKLPLSLWQLTGLLHLNISKNSLQGEVPLNIGELKAIIGLDFSSNHFSGMIPSRIGELENMQYLSLSNNSFLGSIPSSFSNLISMEFLDLSLNAISGTIPVSLEKLSRLRSINVSFNDLEGEIPNGGVFANSTPQSFVGNKGLCGMHMLEVPACAISNPRRHSKSKKLVLKIVTPVVTSSFLIFFLVSIWIMIQQRKGKSKDAEKLPELRTYQLISYHEIRRATNNFDVSNLIGVGGSGSVYRGTLSSGTVVAIKVLDLQNEETCKRFDTESEVIRNVRHRNLVPVITTCSSEHIRAFVLQYMPNGSLENWLYKEESHLNLLQRVTIMLDVAVAIEYLHHGYGTPIIHCDLKPANVLLDKDMVAHVGDFGISKILAGNKSTAHTATLGTLGYIAPEYGSEGIVSTSGDVYSYGIMFMEVLAKRRPTDEEIFSESLGIREWMRRAFSGTMMEIVDANLFFEEDKITSKSENCIASMIELALDCTNEKPESRITVKDVVKRLNKIKNTFLESRS; encoded by the exons ATGGATAAGCAAATTTTCTTATTGATTCTTCTCTTTCTAGGTCAATATTACTTGGTTTCTATATCAGCTGCTTCCTCAAATGAGACAGACCAAGATGCTCTACTAACTTTCCAAAATCTTGTTACAAGTCCAAGTCATTCTCTGGCCAAAAACTGGACTAAGAATACTTCTTTTTGCTCTTGGTTTGGTGTCACTTGCAATACAAAAAGGCAAAGGGTTGTGTCTTTGGCCCTTCCAAATTTGCAACTTCAAGGCACAATATCTCCATCTTTGGCCAATTTGTCCTCTCTTAGAGAGCTCAATCTTGTGAACAACAACATCCAAGGAAATATTCCAACAAGTCTATTTCAACACCAAAGAATTCAAAATATTTCATTGGCTTTTAACAAACTTAGTGGTGAAATATTTCAAGGGCCATGGTATTTACCCGAACTTAGAGTCTTGGATCTTACCAACAATAACCTCACAGGTATCATCCCTCTTTCTATTGGAAATGCCACAAAATTGCTATACTTAAGTTTGTCTAGGAATAGAATCAACAGCAATATTCCAAATGAGATTGGTAATTTGAGTCGACTTGCAATGTTGTCCTTGTCCCATAATCAATTAACAGGTCCTATTCCTGCAATACTTTTTAATATCTCCTCGCTAATTTCCATACATTTGCGAGCCAATAGACTTTCTGGTCCTTTATTGCTCAATGTAGGGAATCTTAAATCCAATCTAAAGATTCTTGGTATACCATACAATCAAATTTCTGGTGACTTTCCTTCCAATATTTGCCAATTCACAGAGCTCACAGTGTTTTCCATAGCTTTCAACAATATAACTGGTGAAATACCCAGAAATATTGGTTGTTTAGCTAAGTTGAAGAAGTTTTTTGTTGGAAATAACGCTATAAATGGGACTATTCCTACATCATTGGGCAATATTTCCACTCTACAATCTCTTCATTGTCCAAACAATCATGTAGAGGGGCCAATTCCTTTAGAATTAGGGAAGCTATCAAATTTAAGGATGTTAGATTTCGCCGAAAATTATAATCTTATTGGTGAAATTCCAAAGAGTATTTTCAATATATCTTCTTTGGAATTCATTTCTTTAAGTTTAAACAACTTTTCGGGGAGAATTCCATCCACTACAGGTCTTCATCTTCCGAACCTTAACGGGCTTTACTTGGCGGACAATCAGATTGAAGGGGAAATTCCGCCGTTCATAACAAATTCTACCAAGCTTACTGAGTTGGTGTTAGCTGAAAACTTTTTCACTGGAAAAATTCCTGCTAATTTGGGAAATCTTCGCGAGCTACAAGGATTGTTCTTAGTAAAGAATCAACTTACCAATGAACCAAGTGAACATGAGTTGTTATTCTTGAATTCTTTGGTGGACTGTAGGATGTTGCAATATCTATCATTTGGTTACAATCCATTGAACGGAATTCTTCCCAATTCTATTGGGAATCTTTCATCTGCTATTGAATATTTTGAAATAGCAAATGCACGTATCAATGGCCACATACCCAAAAGTATAGGTAACATGACCGGTTTAACCATGCTGGactttcagaaaaacaatttaaaGGGGAGTATTCCTTCTGAGGTTAGTAAGCTTAAACAACTCCAAGGGCTATATCTACATTACAATAAATTACAAGGACATATTCCAAAGGTAGTATGTCAATTATCTAGTTTGGTTCAGTTGATTCTGCATAGGAATGAGCTCTCTGGGGTGATCCCTGAATGTATAGGAAATCTAAGTATGTTACAAGAACTTTGGTTGGGATCTAACAATTTTGCCTCTAAGTTACCTTTGAGCCTTTGGCAGTTGACAGGTCTTCTCCATCTAAACATTTCAAAGAATTCTCTACAGGGAGAAGTTCCACTTAATATTGGAGAATTAAAGGCTATTATAGGACTAGATTTTTCTAGTAACCACTTTTCAGGCATGATACCAAGCAGAATAGGCGAGCTCGAGAACATGCAGTATCTTTCTCTATCAAACAActcatttttgggttctattCCATCATCCTTTTCCAACTTGATAAGCATGGAGTTCTTGGATCTGTCATTAAATGCTATTTCAGGTACTATTCCTGTGTCGTTGGAAAAATTGTCGCGCCTTAGAAGTATCAATGTTTCATTTAATGATTTAGAAGGTGAAATACCCAATGGTGGCGTGTTTGCAAATTCCACTCCGCAATCTTTCGTAGGCAACAAAGGTCTATGCGGAATGCACATGTTGGAAGTTCCTGCTTGCGCTATTAGTAATCCTAGACGTCATTCAAAGTCTAAGAAGCTTGTGCTAAAAATTGTTACTCCAGTGGTTACTTCATCCTTTCTGATATTCTTCTTGGTCTCAATTTGGATAATGATACAACAAAGGAAGGGAAAGTCAAAAGATGCAGAAAAGTTACCAGAGCTCAGGACTTATCAATTGATTTCTTATCATGAGATTCGACGAGCAACAAATAACTTTGATGTGTCAAATTTAATTGGGGTGGGAGGTTCTGGCTCTGTGTATAGAGGCACATTATCTAGTGGAACTGTGGTGGCAATAAAGGTTTTGGACTTGCAAAATGAGGAAACATGCAAGAGGTTTGATACTGAATCTGAAGTGATCAGAAATGTTAGGCATAGAAATCTTGTCCCGGTGATTACTACTTGCTCTAGCGAACACATAAGAGCCTTTGTCCtgcaatatatgccaaatgggaGTCTTGAGAATTGGTTGTACAAAGAAGAGTCTCACTTGAACCTCCTTCAAAGAGTTACCATAATGCTTGATGTGGCTGTGGCAATTGAATATCTGCATCATGGTTATGGCACTCCGATAATTCATTGTGACCTAAAGCCAGCCAATGTTCTTTTGGATAAAGATATGGTGGCTCATGTTGGTGATTTTGGCATCTCTAAAATTTTAGCAGGAAACAAGTCCACAGCACATACCGCGACATTGGGCACTCTTGGTTACATTGCACCAG AATATGGCTCGGAGGGAATCGTGTCTACTAGTGGTGATGTTTATAGTTATGGCATCATGTTTATGGAGGTTTTGGCAAAAAGAAGACCAACCGATGAAGAGATATTCAGTGAAAGTCTTGGCATAAGGGAGTGGATGAGACGAGCATTTTCAGGGACTATGATGGAAATTGTGGATGCTAATCTTTTTTTTGAGGAGGATAAGATTACTTCCAAAAGTGAAAATTGCATAGCTTCCATGATAGAATTGGCTTTGGACTGTACAAATGAAAAGCCAGAATCAAGGATAACTGTGAAAGATGTAGTCAAGAGGCTTAACAAAATCAAGAACACATTTTTGGAAAGTAGAAGTTAG